One window of the Deltaproteobacteria bacterium genome contains the following:
- a CDS encoding prepilin-type N-terminal cleavage/methylation domain-containing protein yields the protein MPAQVQGDHKCRPYKCLANTRQPPGFTLVETLVAMMLVGIFSLALYGFYRLHVRVLKVEETRLNLRDSSRLALDFMVRELHMAGARPVRPSACDGFERLTAAEAQRVTMQYDFRGNSASAPSDGCPDDPSERIAYEYDGDEQMLKRATGAGSLQPFISDVPPDGFTLRYFDRFGAELTSPLSSAQRAAVRGMKIDILTRVTHPDPAQTEPLEAKFSSTVAFVNPPN from the coding sequence GTGCCTGCCCAAGTCCAGGGCGACCACAAGTGTCGCCCCTACAAATGTCTCGCCAACACTCGCCAGCCTCCGGGCTTCACCTTAGTGGAGACGTTGGTGGCGATGATGCTCGTCGGCATTTTCAGCTTGGCGTTGTACGGATTCTATCGGCTGCATGTACGCGTGCTGAAGGTCGAAGAGACGCGGCTGAATTTGCGTGACAGTAGCCGACTCGCGCTCGATTTCATGGTGCGCGAGCTGCACATGGCAGGCGCGCGCCCGGTGCGGCCGAGTGCCTGCGACGGCTTCGAGCGTCTGACCGCAGCCGAAGCCCAACGCGTGACCATGCAGTACGATTTTCGCGGCAACTCTGCGAGCGCCCCTTCTGACGGCTGCCCGGACGATCCCAGCGAACGCATCGCCTACGAGTACGACGGTGACGAACAGATGCTGAAACGCGCTACTGGTGCCGGGTCGCTCCAGCCCTTCATCAGCGATGTTCCGCCCGACGGGTTTACGTTGCGGTACTTCGACCGGTTTGGCGCGGAGCTGACGTCACCCCTCTCGTCCGCGCAGCGCGCCGCCGTGCGCGGGATGAAGATCGATATACTCACGAGGGTTACGCATCCTGACCCGGCGCAGACGGAACCCCTGGAGGCGAAATTTTCCTCGACCGTTGCCTTCGTCAATCCTCCGAACTGA
- a CDS encoding prepilin-type N-terminal cleavage/methylation domain-containing protein → MPNSGYSLIEVLVAMALFAIAILGLSAGVALVARSSLLSDNLTRATILAQDKLEELAARYTPLAGGSDTPQPGFTRDWSVTPNDPEAGVARVEVTVSWESGEPQTISLETVLNE, encoded by the coding sequence ATGCCAAACTCCGGCTACTCCCTCATCGAAGTCCTGGTGGCGATGGCGTTGTTCGCCATTGCCATCTTGGGGTTGTCCGCCGGAGTGGCGCTGGTGGCGCGCTCTAGCCTGCTCAGTGACAACCTGACGCGCGCGACTATCTTGGCACAAGACAAGCTCGAAGAATTAGCCGCTCGCTACACTCCGCTCGCCGGAGGAAGCGACACCCCGCAACCTGGCTTCACCCGCGACTGGTCCGTCACACCCAACGATCCGGAGGCCGGTGTCGCCAGAGTCGAGGTGACAGTGTCCTGGGAAAGTGGCGAGCCGCAAACCATCTCCCTGGAAACGGTGCTCAATGAATGA
- a CDS encoding electron transfer flavoprotein alpha/ beta subunit, whose translation MKIVVLVKQVPVVSAMKLDPETKTLKREGVPSEVSSFDVRALLKAVELRTAHGGEVVALTMGPPQAKAALEHCLALGADRGVLLTDRAFAGADTLATARAVALALKKEGYDLVLCGRYSTDAETGQVGPEVAELLDLPQITAASKLTVAGNTITVERETDVGFETVSCSLPALVSATEDLAPEKFPNKADKEKAKEKPIQEVRASDLAPDLSQFGAAGSPTWVESVQTVEVAREKKMLEGELPAQVDTLVQMLLEQGLFGKWKGDDAAGNGPVTRTVIGGKAVWVVAETLGDTLPAITLELLGKANELASNYGGEVGVMLMGWGVDPHVATLAIHGADVVYLAQDRRLVHYSTDLYTAMLAKAIREHQPGVVLFGSTATGRDLAPRVAARLGLGLTGDCVDLEVNDKGQLLQYKPAFGGNIVAPILSRTSPEMATVRPGMLKRAQANPARQARIEMLWPDEAVIDRVRIVERTGTDAGKAAALDSAEITIGIGKGVGGTANLPVIEQLAEVLGGAPLAATRDIVDLGWLPRQHQVGLTGRAIAPKLYFAIGIRGAFEHTVGVRRAGIVVAINKNQKAPMFQNADIGIVGDYAAVVPLLTEKLREAKARVGS comes from the coding sequence ATGAAAATTGTTGTGCTGGTGAAACAGGTCCCGGTCGTGTCGGCCATGAAACTCGATCCCGAGACTAAGACCTTGAAGCGGGAAGGGGTGCCTTCCGAAGTCAGTTCGTTCGACGTACGTGCACTGCTGAAAGCCGTGGAGTTGCGCACCGCGCACGGAGGAGAAGTGGTGGCTTTGACAATGGGACCGCCACAGGCGAAAGCCGCGCTGGAGCATTGTCTGGCGTTGGGTGCGGATCGTGGCGTGCTACTGACCGACCGTGCGTTTGCTGGAGCGGACACGCTTGCCACCGCACGTGCAGTGGCGCTGGCGCTGAAGAAAGAAGGGTACGATCTGGTGCTGTGCGGACGCTACAGCACCGATGCCGAAACCGGACAGGTCGGGCCGGAGGTCGCCGAGCTGTTGGACCTCCCGCAAATTACTGCGGCAAGCAAGCTGACTGTCGCTGGCAACACGATCACCGTCGAACGCGAAACCGACGTTGGCTTCGAGACTGTGTCCTGTTCCCTGCCGGCGCTAGTTTCGGCGACGGAAGACCTGGCACCGGAAAAGTTTCCCAATAAGGCCGATAAAGAAAAAGCCAAGGAGAAGCCGATCCAGGAAGTGAGGGCGAGCGACCTTGCGCCCGACCTGAGCCAGTTCGGTGCCGCCGGGTCGCCGACGTGGGTGGAATCCGTCCAAACCGTCGAGGTGGCGCGCGAGAAAAAGATGCTCGAAGGGGAACTGCCGGCGCAGGTCGATACCCTCGTACAGATGCTGCTGGAGCAAGGGCTCTTCGGCAAGTGGAAGGGCGACGACGCAGCAGGGAATGGTCCAGTCACGAGAACAGTCATCGGCGGGAAAGCTGTGTGGGTGGTGGCGGAAACGCTCGGCGACACGCTGCCGGCGATCACGCTTGAACTCCTAGGCAAGGCCAACGAACTCGCCAGCAACTATGGCGGCGAGGTGGGCGTGATGTTGATGGGCTGGGGTGTCGATCCTCATGTGGCGACGCTTGCCATCCATGGCGCGGATGTCGTGTATCTTGCGCAAGATCGCCGACTGGTACACTACTCCACGGATCTTTACACGGCGATGCTTGCCAAAGCGATTCGCGAACACCAACCGGGAGTGGTGCTCTTCGGTTCGACTGCCACCGGGCGTGACTTGGCACCGCGGGTGGCCGCGCGCTTGGGGTTGGGGCTGACGGGAGATTGCGTTGATTTGGAGGTAAACGACAAGGGCCAACTGCTGCAATACAAGCCGGCGTTTGGCGGTAATATCGTTGCGCCTATTCTATCGCGCACCTCGCCGGAGATGGCGACCGTGCGTCCCGGCATGTTGAAAAGAGCGCAAGCGAATCCTGCGCGTCAGGCGCGGATCGAGATGTTGTGGCCGGACGAGGCGGTCATTGATCGGGTCCGCATCGTCGAACGAACCGGCACCGACGCAGGAAAGGCTGCCGCCTTAGATTCTGCCGAGATCACCATCGGCATCGGCAAAGGCGTCGGCGGAACCGCCAACCTCCCAGTCATCGAACAGTTGGCCGAAGTCTTGGGCGGTGCGCCGTTGGCGGCAACGCGAGATATCGTCGATCTCGGCTGGCTACCGCGTCAACATCAAGTTGGGCTAACGGGCAGGGCCATCGCTCCCAAGCTGTATTTCGCCATCGGCATTCGTGGGGCCTTCGAGCACACCGTGGGCGTGCGCCGTGCCGGCATCGTAGTCGCCATCAACAAAAACCAGAAAGCGCCGATGTTTCAGAATGCCGACATCGGCATCGTCGGCGATTATGCCGCCGTCGTGCCGCTGCTCACCGAAAAGCTCAGAGAGGCCAAGGCGAGGGTAGGGAGTTGA
- a CDS encoding thermonuclease family protein, giving the protein MTASTASRCFRFLFLLFFFPRLAPAATVASVTDGDTVRLANGDAVRYLGINTPERGQPFYDEARRFNEKLVLGKEIRLEMNGRARDRYGRLLARIYAGDILVNARLVAEGLAHVYIMDTFDQAGEWIRLQKTAQAERKGMWRNGVPGPLRITRVNADAPGDDRRNPNGEYVRLCNVSDKPLDLTGFSVQDTARHRYVFPGGILEPGHVATLSSGQGRDTISNPRSLTFYWGAGPIWNNDEDVATLFAPDGKSIDTFRVGREEAE; this is encoded by the coding sequence ATGACTGCTTCCACCGCTTCTCGTTGCTTCCGCTTTCTGTTCTTACTTTTCTTCTTTCCTCGGCTCGCTCCCGCAGCTACTGTCGCCTCTGTCACCGATGGCGACACCGTCCGGCTCGCCAACGGCGACGCCGTGCGTTACCTCGGCATCAACACCCCGGAGCGCGGCCAGCCTTTTTACGATGAAGCCCGGCGGTTCAACGAAAAGCTGGTGCTGGGGAAAGAGATACGTCTGGAAATGAACGGCAGGGCGCGCGACCGCTACGGGCGCTTGCTCGCTCGGATCTATGCGGGCGACATACTCGTCAATGCGCGATTGGTCGCCGAGGGGCTTGCTCATGTATATATCATGGACACCTTTGACCAAGCTGGGGAGTGGATACGGTTGCAAAAGACGGCACAGGCGGAGCGGAAAGGGATGTGGCGTAATGGTGTTCCCGGCCCGCTACGCATTACCCGCGTCAACGCCGACGCGCCGGGAGACGACCGGCGCAATCCGAACGGCGAGTATGTGCGTTTGTGCAACGTGAGCGACAAGCCGCTCGACCTCACCGGCTTCTCTGTCCAAGATACTGCCCGCCATCGTTATGTGTTTCCGGGAGGCATTCTCGAACCCGGCCATGTCGCCACGCTCAGTAGCGGCCAAGGTCGAGATACAATCTCGAACCCGCGCTCGTTGACCTTCTATTGGGGCGCAGGTCCGATCTGGAATAACGATGAAGACGTGGCCACGTTGTTCGCTCCCGACGGGAAGTCGATCGATACGTTCCGGGTCGGGAGGGAAGAAGCAGAATAG
- a CDS encoding carbon-nitrogen hydrolase — protein MPRRESVLSVGVAQTNPRLGDLQANLSHCERAVRKAREQNLDVLVFPELSLTGYHLRDMVATVALRLDAPEMVQLKEWSREVALVVGFVEESSDYRFYNAAAYLAGGELCHVHRKVYLPTYGMFDEQRYFARGDRLQAFDLPWGRASLLICEDLWHPSTAYLAALDRALLVICPSSSPLRGISDGEAQDDNARYWEMMNRAYAETFGLFLVYANRVGFEDGVGFWGGSEILDPFGRRLAKGKYYEEDFITAELSLEAIRRKRIASPLLRDEDIDLTIDELRRIRGR, from the coding sequence ATGCCAAGACGCGAATCCGTTCTTTCTGTCGGCGTCGCCCAAACGAATCCCCGCCTCGGCGATCTTCAGGCCAACCTCTCGCACTGCGAGCGCGCCGTGCGAAAAGCGCGAGAGCAGAATCTCGACGTGCTAGTCTTTCCCGAATTGAGCCTGACCGGCTACCACCTGCGCGATATGGTGGCCACTGTGGCGTTGCGGCTTGATGCCCCCGAGATGGTGCAACTCAAGGAGTGGAGCCGCGAGGTCGCGCTCGTGGTGGGATTTGTTGAAGAAAGCTCGGATTACCGCTTTTACAATGCTGCGGCGTACCTTGCCGGCGGCGAACTCTGTCACGTCCATCGGAAAGTCTATCTGCCCACGTATGGCATGTTCGATGAGCAACGCTACTTCGCGCGCGGCGACCGCTTGCAGGCGTTCGACCTGCCGTGGGGGCGGGCTTCGCTGCTCATCTGCGAGGATCTTTGGCATCCGTCCACGGCCTATCTCGCAGCGCTGGACCGCGCTTTGCTCGTCATCTGTCCGTCCTCAAGTCCTCTGCGTGGCATCTCCGACGGCGAAGCGCAGGACGATAACGCGCGCTATTGGGAAATGATGAATCGCGCCTACGCGGAAACCTTTGGCTTGTTTCTGGTGTACGCGAACCGGGTCGGTTTCGAGGATGGCGTAGGGTTCTGGGGTGGCTCGGAGATTCTCGATCCTTTTGGGCGGCGTCTCGCCAAGGGCAAATACTACGAAGAGGACTTCATCACGGCGGAGCTGTCGCTAGAAGCGATTCGACGTAAACGCATCGCCTCGCCGCTGCTGCGCGATGAAGATATCGACCTGACGATCGACGAACTCCGGCGTATTCGAGGACGATAA
- a CDS encoding VOC family protein, translating into MQPRSMSHVALCVRDFDRSLHFYRDLLGFQIAQEGTEAETNEYQRKIYEREEHKFRFVTLRYGKASDSPFGMNEDAPIVVLIAPLDVPPSGQSIKVDQIGISHMGFWVKGLDAVYEDLKSKGVTFAAPPHVLGKTKAGTIRSAFIQDPDGILLQIDELVPA; encoded by the coding sequence ATGCAGCCAAGAAGTATGTCTCATGTCGCGCTCTGCGTGCGCGACTTCGATCGATCTCTCCATTTCTATCGCGACCTGTTGGGGTTTCAGATAGCGCAAGAGGGCACCGAAGCCGAAACCAACGAATATCAACGCAAAATCTACGAGCGCGAGGAACACAAGTTTCGCTTTGTCACCTTGCGCTACGGCAAGGCCAGCGACTCTCCCTTCGGCATGAACGAGGATGCGCCCATCGTCGTGCTTATCGCCCCGCTCGACGTGCCGCCCAGCGGCCAGAGCATCAAAGTCGATCAGATTGGCATCTCCCACATGGGTTTTTGGGTCAAAGGGCTTGATGCCGTTTACGAAGACCTCAAGAGCAAAGGTGTGACCTTCGCCGCTCCTCCGCATGTGTTGGGGAAAACCAAAGCTGGCACTATCCGCAGCGCCTTCATCCAAGATCCCGACGGGATTCTGTTGCAGATTGATGAACTCGTGCCAGCCTAG
- a CDS encoding CoA synthetase, with amino-acid sequence MLYSPEELMAVTIAREVRDGETVGVGAVSPIPAAGCILAEQLYAPHLTLIILDCEEYYPFPAGSSELHFMAQRGELDLFFLSGIQFDRRGNFNLHVIGDYNAPTVRMAGAYGSAMLYYMAHRVILFRDQHTPRVFVEKVDFVTGAGVTPESVHREGGPALCVTPKAILGWDTAAGEWVLDQVQPGSSVEEVKQSTGFSLRVSSTVQSAAPPTEQELLMLRTVVKAKLARSYPEFVREKILTVTA; translated from the coding sequence ATGCTTTACTCTCCCGAAGAACTTATGGCCGTGACCATCGCCCGTGAGGTGCGCGATGGTGAAACTGTCGGTGTCGGCGCGGTCTCGCCGATTCCCGCCGCTGGCTGCATTTTGGCCGAGCAACTGTACGCTCCGCACCTCACGCTGATTATTCTCGACTGCGAAGAGTACTATCCTTTCCCCGCTGGTAGTAGCGAGCTGCACTTCATGGCGCAACGCGGGGAACTTGATCTCTTTTTTCTCAGCGGCATTCAATTCGACCGGCGTGGGAATTTCAATCTGCATGTCATCGGCGACTACAACGCCCCGACCGTGCGCATGGCGGGCGCGTACGGTTCAGCCATGCTCTATTACATGGCGCATCGCGTGATTCTCTTTCGCGATCAACACACGCCACGCGTCTTCGTGGAGAAGGTCGATTTCGTTACCGGCGCCGGGGTCACACCGGAGTCGGTGCATCGCGAGGGCGGTCCGGCCTTGTGTGTCACGCCCAAGGCGATTTTGGGCTGGGACACAGCCGCAGGCGAATGGGTTTTAGACCAGGTCCAGCCCGGTTCCTCGGTGGAGGAGGTGAAGCAAAGCACCGGGTTCAGCTTGCGGGTGTCGTCCACTGTGCAGTCCGCCGCGCCTCCGACCGAGCAAGAACTGCTCATGCTCCGCACCGTGGTAAAGGCTAAGCTGGCACGCAGCTACCCAGAGTTTGTGCGCGAGAAAATCCTGACAGTGACCGCCTGA
- a CDS encoding DUF4336 domain-containing protein encodes MKLVAPRPVAAFAPQPQELARGVWVLDRQLRFPGGARLPLRTTIIRLSNGALVVVSPPPLIESNSAAAIDSIGLVKQVVAPNTFHYLYAAEFMGRYPEASLLVSPGLLERVPELPPAAELGPSPPEGWSGELDIAVLGPVHRLSEVVFFHLPTGTLILTDLAFNMTRFARRFDRIAWRVAGVPDGFGPSRTARLLLLGDHAEAVRCLRRVSEWPIRRIVVAHGEVVEHDAKAQFLKAFARYVVTPRAA; translated from the coding sequence ATGAAGCTAGTCGCTCCACGCCCGGTGGCCGCTTTCGCTCCCCAGCCACAAGAGCTCGCTCGGGGCGTCTGGGTTCTTGATCGGCAGCTTCGCTTTCCCGGCGGCGCGCGCCTTCCCCTTCGAACCACGATTATTCGCCTCAGCAACGGGGCGCTCGTTGTAGTCTCACCTCCGCCCTTGATCGAGTCTAATAGCGCCGCCGCGATCGATTCCATTGGTCTCGTCAAACAGGTTGTAGCGCCGAACACCTTTCACTACCTCTACGCCGCAGAGTTCATGGGCCGTTATCCAGAGGCCAGCCTACTCGTGTCCCCTGGCCTCCTCGAACGCGTCCCCGAGCTTCCACCCGCAGCGGAGCTCGGGCCAAGCCCGCCGGAAGGTTGGTCCGGCGAACTGGATATCGCCGTCCTGGGTCCAGTGCATCGCCTCTCCGAGGTGGTGTTCTTCCACCTTCCCACGGGAACTCTGATCCTCACCGACCTTGCCTTCAACATGACGCGCTTTGCGCGCCGCTTCGATCGTATCGCGTGGCGAGTGGCAGGTGTCCCCGACGGTTTTGGTCCTAGCCGCACAGCTCGCTTGCTGCTGCTCGGGGATCACGCAGAAGCTGTTCGGTGCCTGAGACGGGTTTCAGAGTGGCCCATTCGGCGGATCGTCGTGGCTCACGGGGAGGTGGTCGAGCACGACGCAAAGGCGCAGTTCCTAAAAGCGTTCGCCCGTTACGTGGTTACTCCGCGCGCGGCCTAA
- a CDS encoding MFS transporter produces the protein MSPLFVLATAIFCTMLGNGVVMPFIPLYAQQFGIAGLGAGVLFSVHSAPRTFLLPFIGAASDRMGRRAFLLVGVLLYTLSSVAFLLATSMTMLLLVMGIQGVATAMVQPVTMAYVGDLTPKGKEGTYSGYINTAFLGGVAGGPLLGGVLKDLFNMQASFLALGALSLLAFVLMFFWLPDTPRSKTVANTVAPPLRELFSCRPILGVACYRLGYAFASTITWVFVPLLATHMLPLKTAQIGALISLNVLVSAVLQAPCGRLADRMNKAHLIVLGGTIGAIAFAAFPLSTSFWQLLVLSVFTGTATGVAFPAHTALAMENARGFGMGTVMSFLLTVHSFGMTVCPVLFGMIADHFGLGSTFYGGGFFCLVATGLCYVLTTAPSPEPAGADQSKQEAPVTD, from the coding sequence ATGAGCCCTTTATTTGTTCTTGCTACGGCGATTTTCTGCACCATGCTGGGCAACGGTGTCGTCATGCCGTTTATCCCGTTGTACGCCCAGCAGTTCGGTATCGCCGGTCTCGGGGCCGGGGTGCTGTTTAGCGTGCACTCGGCACCGCGCACGTTTCTGCTCCCATTTATCGGGGCTGCATCGGATCGCATGGGCAGACGCGCCTTTCTCCTCGTCGGGGTGCTGTTGTACACGCTCTCTTCGGTCGCTTTCTTGCTGGCCACCAGCATGACGATGCTGCTGTTGGTGATGGGCATCCAAGGCGTGGCAACGGCGATGGTGCAGCCGGTGACCATGGCCTACGTCGGCGATCTCACGCCCAAGGGCAAGGAGGGCACCTATTCTGGTTATATCAACACCGCCTTTCTCGGTGGGGTCGCCGGGGGTCCACTCCTCGGCGGCGTACTCAAGGATCTGTTCAACATGCAGGCGAGCTTCCTCGCGCTTGGCGCGCTCAGCCTGCTGGCGTTCGTCTTGATGTTCTTTTGGTTGCCTGACACTCCGAGAAGCAAAACCGTAGCGAACACGGTGGCCCCGCCACTACGAGAACTCTTTTCGTGCCGCCCGATTCTTGGGGTTGCCTGCTATCGTCTTGGCTACGCCTTTGCCAGCACCATCACCTGGGTATTCGTGCCACTGCTCGCGACGCACATGCTGCCGCTGAAAACCGCGCAGATTGGCGCGTTGATTTCCCTCAACGTCTTGGTCAGCGCCGTACTGCAAGCGCCCTGCGGTCGGCTCGCGGATCGGATGAACAAGGCGCACCTGATTGTCTTGGGGGGAACGATCGGAGCCATCGCCTTCGCGGCTTTCCCTTTGTCCACAAGTTTCTGGCAGCTCCTTGTGCTCAGTGTCTTCACTGGCACCGCCACCGGGGTGGCATTCCCAGCCCATACCGCTTTAGCGATGGAAAATGCTCGGGGCTTCGGCATGGGCACGGTGATGAGCTTTTTGTTGACGGTGCATAGTTTCGGCATGACCGTGTGTCCAGTCTTGTTCGGCATGATCGCCGACCATTTTGGCTTGGGCAGCACTTTTTATGGCGGGGGGTTCTTCTGTCTAGTGGCGACCGGGCTGTGCTATGTATTGACCACCGCACCGTCCCCGGAGCCAGCGGGTGCCGACCAGTCGAAGCAGGAAGCCCCAGTCACGGATTAG
- a CDS encoding nucleotidyltransferase substrate binding protein, with protein MINSDRFFERKRDLAQAVDRLREACEQPFSPFIRDAVIQRFEFCWELSWKTLRLWLEYLGVEALSPREIFKAALRHGLIVDGNAWSELQRMRNLTTHTYDEKLAGRVYDYVMHDGLRLFQQLAKEAETWQPSPP; from the coding sequence ATGATCAACAGCGACCGATTTTTCGAACGTAAGCGAGACCTCGCGCAAGCAGTGGATCGTTTACGCGAAGCATGTGAGCAACCTTTCTCTCCTTTTATCCGTGATGCGGTGATCCAACGCTTCGAGTTTTGCTGGGAACTTTCTTGGAAAACTTTGCGTTTGTGGCTGGAATATCTAGGAGTGGAAGCGCTCAGCCCGCGTGAGATCTTCAAGGCTGCGTTACGGCACGGTTTGATTGTCGATGGGAATGCATGGTCAGAGCTGCAGCGAATGCGCAACCTCACCACGCACACGTATGACGAGAAACTGGCCGGACGTGTGTACGACTACGTGATGCACGATGGGCTGCGCCTGTTCCAACAGTTGGCCAAAGAGGCGGAAACATGGCAGCCGTCACCGCCCTGA
- a CDS encoding nucleotidyltransferase domain-containing protein, with protein sequence MAAVTALTSGLSANILADLQAVFAHHPKVVRVVLFGSRATGFAKPGSDIDLAVFAPALSPGEFAQLWNELEDLPLVYTLDVLHWDDLAEGTLKTKIPQEGKVLYEASVTHHSVLNTHHSYGSLSSAPKPSSAKPYPSKSKRRRLIS encoded by the coding sequence ATGGCAGCCGTCACCGCCCTGACAAGCGGGCTCTCCGCGAATATCCTCGCCGACTTGCAAGCGGTGTTTGCGCACCACCCGAAGGTGGTGCGGGTGGTGCTCTTTGGTTCTCGTGCAACCGGCTTTGCGAAACCGGGGTCAGATATCGACCTTGCGGTCTTTGCTCCAGCGCTGAGTCCAGGTGAATTTGCCCAGTTGTGGAATGAATTGGAAGACTTGCCGTTAGTGTACACGCTGGACGTTCTGCACTGGGATGATCTCGCCGAAGGGACGCTAAAAACGAAAATTCCACAGGAGGGGAAAGTGCTGTACGAAGCGAGCGTGACTCATCACTCGGTACTCAATACTCATCACTCCTATGGCTCTTTATCCAGCGCGCCCAAGCCTTCCAGCGCCAAGCCGTATCCAAGTAAATCCAAAAGGCGACGCTTGATATCCTGA
- a CDS encoding enoyl-CoA hydratase/isomerase family protein, whose amino-acid sequence MAKFDDYANKYKTIRMERRNGILQMSFHTDGGPLRWGLQPHRDFTYAFADIGSDPDNQVIIMTGTGDEFSGPRPSGPNRPGGTPRSWDAIYWEGKHLLQNLLDIEVPMISAINGPALRHCEIPLLCDIVLAAEHAEFQDSAHFPSGLVPGDGMHIVMPLLLGPNRGRYFLLTGQIIPARQAQELGLVSEVLPKDQLLPRAWALAEQLLKQPPLTLRYARVAITQDIKRRLLDLLGYGLALEGLGALDKEP is encoded by the coding sequence ATGGCGAAGTTCGACGACTACGCGAACAAATACAAAACCATCCGCATGGAACGGCGGAATGGCATTCTCCAGATGAGCTTCCATACCGACGGAGGTCCGCTGCGCTGGGGACTCCAGCCGCATCGAGATTTTACCTATGCCTTCGCTGATATCGGTAGCGACCCGGACAATCAGGTGATCATCATGACTGGCACAGGCGATGAATTTTCCGGCCCGCGTCCGAGCGGACCGAACCGTCCGGGTGGCACTCCGCGCTCCTGGGACGCAATTTATTGGGAAGGCAAGCACCTTCTGCAAAATCTCCTTGACATCGAAGTCCCCATGATTTCCGCTATCAATGGCCCGGCGCTGCGACACTGTGAGATTCCGCTGCTGTGCGATATCGTGCTTGCCGCCGAGCATGCCGAGTTTCAGGATTCGGCGCATTTCCCGTCCGGCTTAGTCCCGGGCGATGGGATGCATATCGTCATGCCGCTTTTGCTTGGCCCCAACCGTGGCCGCTACTTCCTGCTCACTGGCCAGATCATCCCCGCCCGCCAAGCGCAGGAACTGGGCTTGGTTAGTGAAGTGTTGCCAAAAGATCAACTCCTGCCACGCGCTTGGGCGCTGGCCGAGCAGTTGCTCAAACAGCCGCCGTTGACGTTGCGCTACGCCAGAGTGGCAATCACTCAGGATATCAAGCGTCGCCTTTTGGATTTACTTGGATACGGCTTGGCGCTGGAAGGCTTGGGCGCGCTGGATAAAGAGCCATAG
- a CDS encoding DUF433 domain-containing protein, producing the protein MNKDYVTQVDGAYRITDTRISLDSVVYCFLGGQTPESIVQSFPLLTLEQVYGAIAFYLAHRAEIDAYLEQGEVEFEALRQQWREQNLPLHQKLMAFREQQKAAKEAAKDDQERARS; encoded by the coding sequence ATGAACAAAGACTATGTAACACAAGTCGACGGTGCCTATCGGATTACCGACACGCGGATATCGCTCGATTCCGTGGTCTATTGTTTTCTCGGCGGTCAGACCCCGGAAAGCATTGTCCAGTCGTTTCCACTGCTCACTCTCGAACAAGTCTACGGTGCCATCGCTTTCTACCTGGCGCACCGGGCGGAGATCGATGCCTACCTGGAACAGGGAGAGGTGGAGTTTGAGGCGCTGCGCCAACAATGGCGAGAGCAGAATCTTCCTCTCCACCAAAAACTCATGGCTTTTCGCGAGCAGCAAAAAGCCGCGAAAGAAGCTGCGAAAGATGACCAAGAGCGGGCGCGGTCATGA
- a CDS encoding DUF5615 family PIN-like protein: MKVRFQADADLNQDIVQAVRRREPAVDFQTSHEAGLAGLHDAVVLERAAQEGRIVVSHDRRTMPHHSAFIVTRTSAGVLIVSKSLSARRAAEDLILIWAATEAEEWENQIDSLPL; encoded by the coding sequence ATGAAAGTTCGCTTTCAAGCCGACGCGGACCTGAACCAAGATATCGTGCAGGCCGTACGCCGTAGAGAACCAGCGGTTGACTTCCAAACCTCTCACGAAGCAGGTTTAGCTGGCCTTCATGATGCTGTGGTTTTGGAGCGGGCAGCGCAGGAAGGCCGAATTGTCGTCTCCCATGATCGTCGCACCATGCCACACCACTCGGCCTTTATCGTGACCCGAACGAGCGCGGGCGTCCTCATCGTTTCTAAAAGTCTTTCTGCACGACGGGCAGCTGAAGATCTCATCCTCATTTGGGCGGCGACGGAAGCCGAAGAATGGGAAAATCAGATCGATTCCCTTCCTCTTTGA